GGCTGTTCTTTTTGCGCCTCGTCTTGCGGGGCGGGCTTTACCGCGGGATTAGCGCACCCGGCGGCCAAAAAAGCGATTGAAACCATGACAAAAACGATTTTTTTCATAGATTTTTATGCAAAGGGTTTGCCGCTAAATGCTCTTTGAGCATAAATTTTTCCGGATTTGACCGCGCCGCTACGAATGGCGCCCATACGAATTAGATATAAGGTAGGAAATTTTTTTAAAAATATTGAGGGTGATATGGTTATATCAGCTGAAAAATTTTTAAAAAAATTTACCAAAAGATGAAGATTTAGGCCAAAATGGCATTTAGCGGCAGACCCTCAAATTATCCCTTATTACTATTATAACGAAATTTTAGTAAAAATATAACAGGCAAAAGATAAAAAAATCTCCAAAGCGCGGGGCGGTTTGGAGATTGGGCTGAAGAATTATCGGCGGAACCGTTTGTGGCGAAACCGGTTACGATGGAACAATTTTCGAAAGAGCGACCCAAGGAATGACCATGCGGACTTAGGTTTTGGGACGAATTCCGGGGTATTATCTCTTACACTTTCAATGAACGCGGCCAGCTCATCGACCTGGCTTTTAAAATTCTCATTGCCGGTGTACACGATAAGTTCGGTTCCGTAGTCGGCATGGAGCAACATTGTCTGCAATATGACATAAGCGCTAGACGATTGGTTATTATCCGCGCGCCTGATAAACAAGTGTAATTCGGCAATCTTGCCGGTGAGCTTGTGTGCCATGTGCGATATCATATAAGCATTATGGCACTTGAGCCCTCGCGGATCACCAACTTTGCACCGTTTTTCATACGCAATCTTTTTTTCAATTTCCATTTTTTCCTCCTTGTAAATAACAAACAATAACCTATCAAAATAAAATACCCCCAACCAACAAAAAAATCAAGCCTCCCCAGCTTGATTTCTTATATTTTTAGCTTATTTTTTCTAATTTAAAATAGCTCTTTACTTAACCGGACAAGGAACTAAATCCTTTAATACCGCCTTGCCGGTAAAGGAAATAAAAACTCGGGCGCAAGCACCGTTCCTTAATAAGGCGGAAATTTTGGCGCGATCGGCTTGAGCAAAATAATATCTTTCTATGCCGTATTCAACTTGATCATAACCCACCGATATTTGGGTCAATTTGCCTTTAATGAATAACCCGTTCGGTTTTTCGTCCGACATCGCGCCGGCCGAAACCTTGCCGTCGGCTCCTTTCTCCAACGAAACATAAACCGTCCCCTTAGCGGCCATAGAGGCATCGTAAATGTCACTTATTTTCCTGTCAGTTTTTATTCTGTTTATATCGTAACGCAAATCCATATAGTTGCCGCGAAAAATATCCGCTGGATCATAGGGAACGGCCTTAATCAAAACCTCTTGCCCGCTCCAAACTGTTATTTGATTAGGCAGCATAATTCCCCCGACCAGCAAAAGCCAAAAAATGGCAATGCCTAAAAATATCTTCGTTTCTTTTTTCATATTTTTAGTTTAAATGATTTTTTAATTTGACGGCGGTAATATTCCAAGGCCGCTCCCCCACCGACCAAAACCAAGCCGCCAGCCATAAAGAAGAGTGATCTGGGCAACAGTTCCCAAAAAAAATCAAAATATCTGGCGACGACAAACACTATCAGCCAGAAAAAACTGGAATTGATTATTTTCATATCTTCATTAGTATAGCCGATATAAATTATGGCCAATATCAGCGCCGCAAATAAGCAATTGAATATTATGGGGTAAAGGTCGCCTTCGACGGGGAAGAAAGATGCCACCGATATCAAAGCTGAAAAAAACAAAGCAAGGCCATGTTCAATAACGGCAGTTGCCCTCTTAGGCACTTTTTTAATCAACGCTACTACGCTGAAAATTATCGACAAAGAAGAAAAAATCACCAATAAAGCCAAAACGTGAACAGTGCTTTCCGGAACTGTCTCGAAAAAAGCTTTAAACGTCAGGAGAAAAAAACCTACCAAAAAAACACTTAAGCCAGATAGTCGAAAAGCTCGCGCCGCTCCCTCAAGTTTAGATAATAAATAGCTCAAACCGCCGGCGGAAAAAAGAAAAATTCCGTCGATGGCCAAAATTATCGGTAACCAAGCCCAGCCATCGCTAAAAAATTCGTTTTGATTATTAGTAAAAAAACAATACAACAAAGACCAAGTGATAATAACCGCGCTGGCCAGATAAGCGCCTGCAACCGATCTAAAAAGAAAAGCTACTGGCAAAATCGCCGCCAGCCAAATTAAAGCCAAGAGGTGAGACGAAATATCTATGTTGTAAATCTGGGCTTCTAAAAAAATCGTAGCGCCAATAAGCAAAGAGCTTAAAAAAATCAAAGACTCGCCGACCCTCGGCAACTTTTCACTTTGATATTTGAGATAAAAGCCAAGATAAGATATCCCAAAAGTAGAACCCAAAAGAATGATCGTCTTTAAAGTGCTCCCCAAAACTGCCCAATTTGAAGCAATAAACAGAATGGCGCCGATACCAAAAAATAAAGAACCTATTGTTAAAATGGCCGTAACAATCTTATTGGCCTTGTCCTCCTGGCTTTTTCCCGTAACATCGGACAACATCTTTTCTGCCTGCTCTTTCGTGATCGTCCTGTTTTTAACCCAAACCTCAATTTGTTTTTCGTCGATCATATTTGCAATTTAAATATTTATTTTCGGTATTTTTAGCTTAAATTTTAATACGATTTCGTATCTTCATTTTCCAAACGGAACAGAATTTACAAACAAACTCCCACTAAATATAAAAAGGAACAACAAGAAAATAATGATTAATGATATCGACAAAATTTTAAACTTATCTTTTATTCCAAATAAAAAAGACGAGATAAGGAGTCCAAAAAAGAAAGCGGTCGGATAAGCCCATAAAGCCCAAGATTCTCCGCCTAAAGGAATAAAGTTAAGGTGGGAAAAACCGAAAGATTCAGAAACAAAAATTAAAATAGCTGCCAAAATAAATCCTACTAGAAAGAAGCTGGAAAAATTTAAATACTTTTTCACAGGATTATAATTTACTAATTAACCAAATAAAAACGGGTCAATCTTAATGTTAAAATATAACCAAGTAATCATGGCTCCGTAACTCAAAAGAAAAACAATCAAATACTTTAATAATATGATCTTCCCTAAAACTTTTTTGTTAAACCAAAAAACTTCCAACAACAATATTATTGTCCAAATTACAGGAAGAAGAAAAACAAAATAAACCACATACCAACCAATATCTCTTGGTCCAGAGGGAGACATAAATATTAAAATCGGAACGAGAAAAAAAATTAACCAAGAAATCGAGATGACTAAAAAATTTTTGATGTTAAATTTCTTTATCATTTAGTTTAGTTTTTATAATCCCGGCCCCATTCTAAAACTAAAATAACCGTACACCACCAAGATCAAATATGCACCGACAAAAAAAGAAATATATTTCATTACCATGCCTGACCAAGATTTTTTTTTATTCAAAATCAGTTTTTCTAAAAAAAGACTGGCCAAAAAGATGATTGGGAGAACGTAAATAAAGTACTGAATATACCAGGGGGAGATTTTGATCACGGTGTTCTGAGAAACCATGTATGGCAAAAAAATTGGAAAGATATAGAAAGCCAACACTAGCAGTACGTAATACAAAGTCAATTTAAAATTTTCTTTTTTCATAATACTATGATTTACTAATTAAATATTTAATATCATCTTTTATTATATTATATCCGGCTTGATTAATCCAATTTTTCTTCAAAAATCTATCTAGTTTTTCCAAGACGAGATTGTATTTCAGTTTGATTATGGCTTGATTAATCTTGCTCAACTGATATTCGATCTTATCAAGAATCTTGCCAATTTTGGTTTCGCACCAGGCCTGATTTTTATGTTTCAAACACTGAATCATTACTTTGTCCCGCATTGTTTTCTCTTTATCAATTCTTTGACCATATTTCTTCTGGAATGTTTTAATTTGAGTCAAATCGTTAATCAAATCTTTCTTGGCCTCAATTTTCGTGATCATTTTCTCGTCGTAGGCGCGATTTATATCGGCGATTGTGCCGTCAACGTCAGTAACTATGAAAAAATTGATTATTTGTTCGGCCTGGTTACCAGCCAAATCTTGAATTGTTATCTTGATTTGATGCGGGCCGAGATTTTTTCCGAACAAATCAACTATATTTGAATTGATAAGCTGGCCGTCTAAATAAATTTTGGCGGGGTCCGGGGCAATGTCGGAAAAATTATCATTAGCAAAATATTCAACATCTAATTTATCATTGTTCAATATTTCTTGGCCTTCCTGCGGCAATAGAATGCTGATGATTGGCTTGGTTTGGTCTATGGCAAAAGATGCCTGCTTATTTTCTTCCCGGTTTCCAGCCCGATCGGTGGAGGAATATAAAATCGTGACGGTTCCGTCTTGGGAAATCGTAAATTCTCCGCCGCACTTAATCCAAGTGGTCCCATTGTCCAGGCTATATTCGGTTTTCAAAACTCCAGAATTATCATCAGTGGCCGTAAAATTAATTTTTACAGCAGAAATATAATAGCCGTTATTTCCCGCCTGGCCGGAAATGCTTACTATTGTTTGCGGCGCAGTTAAATCGTTTATCTGCTCGTCTGTCAAAACTGAATCCGGATTTTTTTCTTCAACAACAGAACCGTCTCCATTTTGATCAATATTTATGGCATACGACGATTGATTGTCGCTTATCGCCATTTCAACTTTTGTCGAAATTCCAGCCAAAGGCACTTCATTAAAATATGATTCGTTTGTATATTGGCCGTCTTCCACTGTTTCAACTCTCGCATTGAAACTGCCACTGGCCGTTGCCCGACCTATAATTGTATAATTTTCACCCGAAGGAAGAAAAATGAATTTATTTCCGTCTATTTCGTCATATTGAGCCCCTGGGATATTTATTTCTGTATCCCCGTTACCGTTTTTGCCTACATAATTGCCATATTGGTCGTAAGCCGAAAGCGTTACGGGGCTGTGATAGCTTATTTGAGTACCTGACAAAGCACAATCTGCGGGACTTGAGCTAACATTCTGATATTGCGAAAAATTGAAGTTAGCTTGCTTATTATCCAAAATAGCTCCGACAAGCTGTCTTACTCCGTTGGAACTAGAAATTTTTCCATGATCGGCTTGATAGGCATAATATTTTTGTGATCCAAAATTATCAGCGCTTATCAACGGTACTGTTCCGTCGCCGCTAGTATATCTTAACGCATATTCATAACCACCGCTCCTTTCTTTATTTAAAATAAATATTTTATCAATTGTCGGTTTTCTGCATCCGGAAATGCTGAAAGAGTCTTTTACTTGCAGGTTATCTATCTTATTGTGTAAAGCAGTAGCATTAGCTAGTAAATACCCATTTCTTCCAGTATTTATCAAAAAATTGCTGGTATCAGTATAATTTAAGTTACCCTTGACACCATTATTATCCGCGTCATAAATATCAGCAATATAACTTCCGGACAGATTAAGATATTCCTGGCTTGGCAAAAGCTGATAGATGGATGGAATGTTTTGGGAAATTTCCTTCATCGTCGCCTCATTCAATATATATACCCCAAACGCACCAATATCCATATTGTCTCCATATAATAACCCCTTGGAAGCTCTGGGTGATCCCAAGTTCGGCGTTGCAATAGTTATTAATTTATCTATTGTGCTAGAACCGAATTTTTTAATATACGCTTTGGCAATCAACCCACCCATGCTGTGAGCAATGATATCAACTTTTTTAGAACCGGTAGAAGTTAAAACTCTGCCAATCGCTGTATCTAAATTCCCAACTCCCTGATCAGGGCATTCAGCGGCCCCGGCCAAACAATCAATGCTGTAGCGCCAATCATACGGGAAAACAAATAAATCCGTTCCTTCTTTATATCCGTTGTTCTTTAGCTCTTGTATTAAACCGCTATAGAAATCTTCAGTAAGCACTTTCTCGATTGCATTATCAACCACTAAACTTTCAACTGAACCTCCGAGCGGAAACATCTCCAACTTTCTCAAATCACCATCTTCACCTGACAAGGTGTATCCAACCAAATTCAACCAAACTTGATTGCCAGTGGAAGCTTCTACTAAATAACTTCCCATTATCCCCGGTACGATGATCACCGGATTGCGCGCGGCTGCCTTGCCGGTCCAGGGATCAAAGAGAACATTACCAGTTATTTTATCGCCCTTGCCTTGCGGATTCAGGGAACTGTGGTAAGGTCCGCTATCATCTCCCCACCAATTATTAATCGCGCTAATTTGATTGGTCCCCCAACTAATTAATCCACCATTTTTGTTATTATAAATTTTTGAATTGCTGATTGTAATTCCTTCGCCACTCAATTCCAACCCGATATTATTATTATAAATTTCGGAATTACTCATGGTTATCGCTCCAGAACCAGAAATAGCCCCAGCGTCATAGCAAAAATCGGCATAAGCGACCTGCAATTTTATAGGTCTTGCCTTAATAAGATATACGCAAACTGATCCGCCATAACTCATTTTCACATTATCCAAATGAGCAATTCCGTCCCGAACTTCGATTGAGCCCCAATCACCAGCCAAAGGATTGCCAGTCGACCAAGGAACTGTTTTCCCTCCCGCGCTATCGTCATTAGTTGAAGTGAAAATAATCGGCTTGTCCGTTTCTCCTTGAGCAATCAACGTCCCGTATACAATAATATTATTTCCCCGAAGTTTAATTATTACTCCAGGCTCGATAGTCAGTGTGGCATTATTTGCTATTAAAAGATAATCGGCAGAAATCGTGTAAGGGCTGCCCGCCAATGTCCAAACCGTGTTGGTGTTTATTGTTTCATAATTAATTTGTGTCGCGGCATTGGTAGTATGGATATTTTTAAAATCAACGGAAAACGGGAAGAGCATTAATCCTAAAAAAATAAAAAGGTCGGCGAAAACAATGCCGAACATTAAAAGCGATTTAGATAGAAAATTCGCACCCCCCGTTGTTGAATTTTTGCCCTCCATAGATTTTAAATTGTTAGGTTATTAATTATATTGTAGAAAATTTGGGATTGAAAAGCAAATTTGAATGAATACGGCTTATAATAATTGCGCTGTAACACACCCCGTCAGGCCGAGGCGTCCTGCCACCCCTCTCGAGAGGGGAATATTTTAACCACCCCTGGCCCCTCCTTGGAAGAAGGGGTTACACACCCCGCCCTTTGGGCACCTCCGCCTCGGCCTGCCTTGATGAGCCCGCGGCGAGGCAGGCAAGCCTTCGGCGAGACGGGCCTCCCCCATGCATCGCTTCGCTTTGCGGGGCAGGCAAGAGGGGAATTTTACACACCCCTGGCCCCTCTTTAAAAAGAAGGGGAAACCGGGCGGGCGATGGCGATGATATAGAGGACGGGACCGCCGGATTTCTGGAGTTCGAAAATTATTTTGAAGGGGTAAATAAAAAAAGAGCGATAACCGTCAAAGCGGCCGCTCAAACTTTTTCCGGAAACAGGATTTTTGCTCAACTCCAAAATTCCGGCGATGACTTTCGCCTTATCTTCGGCGCTTAGCGCGCCCAGAAACTTTTCCGCCTTTCGGCTTAAGAGTATTTGGTGCATACTTAGCCTTTGGCTTGTCGGCCAACACGTAGCCCTCCCGAGCCAAAATATGATCCAAGCTGATATAATTTTTATTCTGCCAATCTTTTTTGGCGTCGGCGATGCTTTTGTCCAGATCGGGAAATTCTTTCATCACGGCCAAGGTTTCGCGCCAGGATTCGAATTCGTCGGCCGGCATAAGCACGGCTTTGATCCTGCCTCGTTCGGTCAAACCGTAGCAAGCGCCCTCTTTCTCCACGTCGGCGACAATTTTAAAAATATTCTTCCGGGCTTCGGTCAAAGGCAGCACTTTTTTTATGTCCATATATTTAACTGCCTCCTAATGTACATTATAACGTACACTGAGGAATAGCGTCAAGAGATTAATTTAATTTAATGTCGGGAATATACCCACCCCGTCCGGTCAGGGACCGTCCACCCCTCCCGAGGAGGGGAATTTTTTACACACCCCGTCCGCGCGGCGCGGCCACCCCTCTCGAGAGGGGACTTTATTGATTTAATCTTACCTTTTTTATGGCTGAAAATCAAGCTTATTATTTATAAAACACCGGATTCTTTGAGCGAGGAAAAATTATTTGCCACAATGATCAGATGGTCCAAAACTTCGATGCCCAAGAGCTCCCCGGCCGCGGCCAGGCGCTTGGTAATTTTAAGATCTTCCTCGCTTGCTGACAAATCTCCGGAAGGATGATTATGAGCGACGATAATTTGGCTGGCCAGATTTTTGATGGCTGGTTCGAAAATTTCCCGGGGATGAATTAGGCTGGCATTGACCGTACCGACCGAGATCGTCTCACGATGAATTAATTGATTGCGGGCGTTGAGATACAAAACGACAAAGTGCTCTTTCTTGGCAATGCGCAGTTCTTGCAATTGGGCGACGGCATCCTTGGCGGAATTTATCAAGGGCAAATTATTATCTTCAACTTCCAGAGCGCGTTTGGTTAATTCAAAAGCAGCGAGTAACGAGCAAGCCTTGCTCGGACCGATGCCTTTAATTGATGATAACTTGACATAATCTGAAGCGAGCAATTTTTTCATCGGATGCTTGGCCAAAATTTCTTGGGCCATATCCAAAACATTCTTTCCAACGCGACCCGTGCCCAACAAAATGGCCAGTAATTCTTTGTCTTTCAAATTCATCGCCCCTTTGGCGATCAATTTTTCCCGCGGCCGTTCATGACGCGGCAGATCTTTAATTTTTGTCATACCCTCCTGGTTATTTTATTATTTATTAATAGAATATAATTTCACCTCTTTTCTACCAGCAAATCAAAAAAATGCATCATCACAAAATTCAACCATCACACACCCCGTCCCGCCGAGGCGGCGGTCCACCCCTCTCGAGAGGGGACTTTTTTTCATACCCCTCCCCTTAGGGCCTGTCGCCGAATGCCATTTTGGCCTAAATCTTCAGGATTTGACCGCGCCACTACGAATGGCGCCCATACGAATTAGAATAAAGTATGGTAAATTTTTTAAAAAATATTTCAGCTGATATAACCATATCACCTTCAATATTTTTTAAAAAATTTCCTCAAAATCTGAAAAATCTATGCTCAAAGAGCATTCGGCGACAGACCCCTTATTATTTTATTAATGAAATATAATTTTACCTCTTTTTTATCAGTAAATCAAAAGGGTGTTGTCGAAAAATCCAAACGTAACACACCCCGTCCCGCCGAGGCGGCGGTCCACCCCTCTCGAGAGGGGACTTTTAAAAAGCGGCAGTCCCCTGACGGGAGACTGCCGCATGACAAAAAAATGCATCATCACAAAATTCACCTATTACACACCCCACTTCGTTCTGCTCCGCAGAACTTCGCGGGGCAAGCCGTCCGCTCCGCCCTCCGCCCAAGGCGGACAAGAAGGCGGACGCGGTTTAAAAAAGAGGGGGGATAAAAAACGGAGCTTCGGCTGAAGGAAGCTCCGGGTGAAAAAACGATCTGGCCGAGGAGCTTTTTAAGCGTACCTCCGCCGGGCGATGGTTACCGCCTTTCTTTGCAAGGCAACCACCTTGCGATAGTGAGTCAGCATAATTGTCCACGTCACGCCCGAGGCAAACAATCCGAACTTGGCGAAAAAAGTTGTCAGCAACAGTCTGATATACCGCCAATTATACCGAGAGAAAATCCCGATGCGCCACAAGCTATGCGCGAATGCTTTAAGCTCGCTTAACGAAGGTCTTCTCGCCGGTGTCGGCTCCAAGTTTTTGATCGCGTTCCTTACCCGGGCAAAATAATTGCGGGGTAAGAATAATTGCTTCTGCAACCAGAGAAACCCGTCAACCAGCTCTTTCGGATCCATGCAGATCGGTTTATAGTTTAGGATTCCTTCCAAGGGTTTATCCACCAGCCTTCCTTCCGCTTTCATCCTGATCCAATCCTCCGTGTGGCGCAGGATCAAGACCACATTAACCATGGCGACGATAATTCCCGATTTCTGCAAAAACTCATAAAGCACTTTGAAAATAGCCGGGGTATCCCCGTCAAGTCCGACAATGATCCCGGCCATCACCTCCAGGCCGTGTTTCATTATTTTTTTGACGTCGGCCACCAGATCGCGCCCGACATTCTGCGTTTTATGGCAGGATTCCAGGCTCGCGTCATTGATCGATTCAATGCCGATAAAGACTTTTTTAAACCGGCAAGCGGCCATTTTTTTCATCAACCTTTCATGATCTGCCATCCTGATATCGGACTGGAAAATGAAGTCGAAAGGAAAATGATTTTCAATCTGCCACGGCAATAAATGATCGAGGAATTCTTCCAAATATCGCGGCGACGCGAGCAAATTGTCATTGACGATAAACACGGTTCCATGTTTGAAAACCCGGCGCAGATTATCCAGCTCGACTTTGACTTTTTCCCAAGGCTTGAAGCGCAGCTTCGTGCCGGCAATGGCGTGGATGCTGCAAAACGTGCATTGGTGCGGACAGCCGCGCCCCAATTCGATCGGGACGATCGTGTAGCGATGAATTTTCGCCAGCTCCAATCTTGGCGGCGGCAACAGCGCCAAATCGCAAAATTTCGCGGAAGAATAAACGGATTTGAACACGTCTTCTTTCCGATCCTTTTCCGGCAAGGCCTGGTATTTTTCCCAGGCGCTGATAAATTCCGGCAGTGTCAGCTCGGCTTCGCCGGAAAAAATATGGTCAACCCCGGGAAATTCATTCGGCTCGGCTTGGAAAAACAGCGGACCGCCGGCCACGACTCTCGTATCGTTACAGAGTCCAATAACTTCCAGCGCGCTCTCCTTCTGTTCTTCCATCGCTGAAAGAAAGACCAGATCGGCTTTTTTGATCTGTCTTTTCAACATCCATCTTTTCCACCAAGGCTCGACGTTCATGTCCCAGAACGTCACTTGCCAAGTTGCCGGCAGCAGAGCGGCGATCATCGGCAAAGCCAGCGACAAAATCGCCGACTTCTTGCCGACGAACCACAAAGCCCAATGTCCGCTCCAAAAATTCGCCTTCGGAAAGAGCGGATAGATCATCAAAACCTTAACCTTAACCGCCGGCTTGCCAGCCGACCGCCGGGACGATAGTTTGCCCCGGAAATTCACTTTCAGGAATACTGAAAAGATCACGAGAATCTTCATGAGAATTTTCATTGTTCGCTCCTTGTTTTATTAGTTAAAAAAGAACTGCCCATATATTAGAATATAAACGATATTATTAAAAGATGTCAAGACCCAAAATAAAAAAGAGGCGGCCGTCATGGTCTCCTCTTTAAGAAAAAAGAGCTGCTAAGAATTTTTATCGCCCGATCTGCAAACGCTTGAGTGAATGCGAGTGATCGATTGTTTTTGAAAGGTACAATCCCGCAGCCTTGGACATTCCGATCGAAGCGCCGGGAAGAACGCGGCCGAGCGGATCAAAAACCTTTTGGCCCATTTGGCGAAGGTCGCGAGCCGGAATGCCTCGCGGCAGGCGATAAGGATTTTTTATGCCTGTCAAACCGCTATCCGAAACATAAACCGTATCAATTCCCGGATAATAAATTCCATCAAAGCCGACGATGATTCGCTTGGGCTGATCGTCAATGATGCTTACCGGCGACACCGAAAGATACCAGGCGCTTCTCAATTCGAGATAATAATAATCAGTGATTTTGGGATAATCTTTGGAGACGATTATCATATCCGCCTGCCAGCCGCCGGATTGGCGCAACCCGTAAAATACTACCAAGCGGCCGCATTGATTGGAAATCGCAATATCGCAGATAACTTCAGCATAAATAGCCTGACTTTTGGCGGTGATAAAAGTGGCGGCAATCGAATCGCTGGTTATTACCGTACTAAGCCGATGTAGATTAGAAAAAGGGTATCCGCCGCCGACGCGATAGTCAAAGGTATAGACAATATCCAACTGATCACCATAGAGGTCGATGCAATTGAGCCTGCCTAAAACCCCGGCCGCGTGTCCATCCTTATACCGCGTTTTCCATTTGCCGTCGCCGCGATTTGACGCGTAAACGCAGCTGCCGCTATCACCGGCATAAACCAAGTGAGCCCAGCCGCTGCGATCCAGCGCCAAGGAAAATCGGCCATAGCCAAATGAAGTATTTCTGTCCCACTTCTTTACCACCGTATCATCGG
This genomic stretch from Patescibacteria group bacterium harbors:
- a CDS encoding DUF2157 domain-containing protein translates to MIDEKQIEVWVKNRTITKEQAEKMLSDVTGKSQEDKANKIVTAILTIGSLFFGIGAILFIASNWAVLGSTLKTIILLGSTFGISYLGFYLKYQSEKLPRVGESLIFLSSLLIGATIFLEAQIYNIDISSHLLALIWLAAILPVAFLFRSVAGAYLASAVIITWSLLYCFFTNNQNEFFSDGWAWLPIILAIDGIFLFSAGGLSYLLSKLEGAARAFRLSGLSVFLVGFFLLTFKAFFETVPESTVHVLALLVIFSSLSIIFSVVALIKKVPKRATAVIEHGLALFFSALISVASFFPVEGDLYPIIFNCLFAALILAIIYIGYTNEDMKIINSSFFWLIVFVVARYFDFFWELLPRSLFFMAGGLVLVGGGAALEYYRRQIKKSFKLKI
- the radC gene encoding DNA repair protein RadC translates to MTKIKDLPRHERPREKLIAKGAMNLKDKELLAILLGTGRVGKNVLDMAQEILAKHPMKKLLASDYVKLSSIKGIGPSKACSLLAAFELTKRALEVEDNNLPLINSAKDAVAQLQELRIAKKEHFVVLYLNARNQLIHRETISVGTVNASLIHPREIFEPAIKNLASQIIVAHNHPSGDLSASEEDLKITKRLAAAGELLGIEVLDHLIIVANNFSSLKESGVL
- a CDS encoding type II toxin-antitoxin system RelE/ParE family toxin, whose protein sequence is MHQILLSRKAEKFLGALSAEDKAKVIAGILELSKNPVSGKSLSGRFDGYRSFFIYPFKIIFELQKSGGPVLYIIAIARPVSPSF
- a CDS encoding GDYXXLXY domain-containing protein — encoded protein: MKKETKIFLGIAIFWLLLVGGIMLPNQITVWSGQEVLIKAVPYDPADIFRGNYMDLRYDINRIKTDRKISDIYDASMAAKGTVYVSLEKGADGKVSAGAMSDEKPNGLFIKGKLTQISVGYDQVEYGIERYYFAQADRAKISALLRNGACARVFISFTGKAVLKDLVPCPVK
- a CDS encoding HPr family phosphocarrier protein, translating into MEIEKKIAYEKRCKVGDPRGLKCHNAYMISHMAHKLTGKIAELHLFIRRADNNQSSSAYVILQTMLLHADYGTELIVYTGNENFKSQVDELAAFIESVRDNTPEFVPKPKSAWSFLGSLFRKLFHRNRFRHKRFRR
- a CDS encoding type II toxin-antitoxin system Phd/YefM family antitoxin: MDIKKVLPLTEARKNIFKIVADVEKEGACYGLTERGRIKAVLMPADEFESWRETLAVMKEFPDLDKSIADAKKDWQNKNYISLDHILAREGYVLADKPKAKYAPNTLKPKGGKVSGRAKRRR
- a CDS encoding B12-binding domain-containing radical SAM protein, whose amino-acid sequence is MKILMKILVIFSVFLKVNFRGKLSSRRSAGKPAVKVKVLMIYPLFPKANFWSGHWALWFVGKKSAILSLALPMIAALLPATWQVTFWDMNVEPWWKRWMLKRQIKKADLVFLSAMEEQKESALEVIGLCNDTRVVAGGPLFFQAEPNEFPGVDHIFSGEAELTLPEFISAWEKYQALPEKDRKEDVFKSVYSSAKFCDLALLPPPRLELAKIHRYTIVPIELGRGCPHQCTFCSIHAIAGTKLRFKPWEKVKVELDNLRRVFKHGTVFIVNDNLLASPRYLEEFLDHLLPWQIENHFPFDFIFQSDIRMADHERLMKKMAACRFKKVFIGIESINDASLESCHKTQNVGRDLVADVKKIMKHGLEVMAGIIVGLDGDTPAIFKVLYEFLQKSGIIVAMVNVVLILRHTEDWIRMKAEGRLVDKPLEGILNYKPICMDPKELVDGFLWLQKQLFLPRNYFARVRNAIKNLEPTPARRPSLSELKAFAHSLWRIGIFSRYNWRYIRLLLTTFFAKFGLFASGVTWTIMLTHYRKVVALQRKAVTIARRRYA